A single region of the Serinus canaria isolate serCan28SL12 chromosome 1, serCan2020, whole genome shotgun sequence genome encodes:
- the SH2D1B gene encoding SH2 domain-containing protein 1B isoform X2 → MSTRSCLLNKVSSHARLLTCSRIALKGNIPCFIWSMEFPFFHGKITRRTCEELLSKKKKNGSYLIRESESVEGALCLCVFFEDLIYTYRIFREHQGYFRIQTSEGVPERTFKTLKDLIHTFEKPNQGLITNLRYPVKKPKALQKSHRFKSGMDSVYDEVDDSGDYVDVLP, encoded by the exons ATGTCCACAAGAAGCTGCCTTTTGAATAAGGTTTCTTCTCATGCTAGGCTTCTGACTTGCTCTAGAATTGCTTTGAAAGGCAACATACCTTGTTTTATTTGGTCCATggaattcccattttttcatggaaagataACAAGAAGAACCTGTGAAGAGCTGCtgagcaagaagaaaaagaatggcAGCTATTTAATACGGGAGAGTGAGAGTGTGGAAGGAGCCTTGTGTCTCTGTGTTTT ctttgaGGACCTCATCTACACTTACCGTATCTTCAGAGAACACCAAGGATATTTTAGAATACAG ACTTCTGAAGGTGTTCCAGAGAGGACCTTCAAAACATTAAAGGACTTAATACACACTTTTGAAAAGCCAAATCAAGGACTGATAACAAACCTCCGCTACCCAGTGAAGAAACCAAAGGCCTTGCAAAAAAGCCACAGGTTCAAGTCAGGAATGGACAGTGTTTATGATG AAGTTGATGACAGCGGTGATTATGTCGATGTCTTACCCTGA
- the SH2D1B gene encoding SH2 domain-containing protein 1B isoform X1 codes for MSTRSCLLNKVSSHARLLTCSRIALKGNIPCFIWSMEFPFFHGKITRRTCEELLSKKKKNGSYLIRESESVEGALCLCVFFEDLIYTYRIFREHQGYFRIQTSEGVPERTFKTLKDLIHTFEKPNQGLITNLRYPVKKPKALQKSHRFKSGMDSVYDGEKLSSAFVSFLKMTALTGLW; via the exons ATGTCCACAAGAAGCTGCCTTTTGAATAAGGTTTCTTCTCATGCTAGGCTTCTGACTTGCTCTAGAATTGCTTTGAAAGGCAACATACCTTGTTTTATTTGGTCCATggaattcccattttttcatggaaagataACAAGAAGAACCTGTGAAGAGCTGCtgagcaagaagaaaaagaatggcAGCTATTTAATACGGGAGAGTGAGAGTGTGGAAGGAGCCTTGTGTCTCTGTGTTTT ctttgaGGACCTCATCTACACTTACCGTATCTTCAGAGAACACCAAGGATATTTTAGAATACAG ACTTCTGAAGGTGTTCCAGAGAGGACCTTCAAAACATTAAAGGACTTAATACACACTTTTGAAAAGCCAAATCAAGGACTGATAACAAACCTCCGCTACCCAGTGAAGAAACCAAAGGCCTTGCAAAAAAGCCACAGGTTCAAGTCAGGAATGGACAGTGTTTATGATGGTGAGAAACTTAGTTCTGCCTTTGTGAGTTTTTTAAAGATGACAGCATTGACAGGTTTGTGGTGA